Proteins encoded together in one Penicillium digitatum chromosome 1, complete sequence window:
- a CDS encoding Uncharacterized conserved protein UCP037991, UAS, UBX — protein MIVSNRDDGILSAYVKLDIVFLFLFLFLSYFLSTSFLGPGGLLVCSAFRTSFDTLPTMDNDVVAQFTEITGSTPELAIQYLQITEFQIEQAMQLYFESGGAPLTAEPSRPSHLSGIPHDSEVVNIDSDTDDDTPQHIAPPTFDDDEAMARRLQEQMYGGTGGIENEVEVRAPLARTTETLVGPGADYDSGEDMHANILSQLRARGRSGRAGIFNQQESSSIWTGSDESRREALSAATGGASEASSKSNLLAEMYRPPFEIMSRLPWDVAREEGKDTEKWLLVNVQDASIFDCQVLNRDLWKDRGVQDTVKEHFIFLQYSKDDPRASSYLQYYFQGSDVSDNYPHIAIVDPRTGEQVKVWSGPPLVKAADFLMQLHEFLDRYSLNRNVRNPIAKRKSDKKDKSIDAMTEEEMMEMAMRNSLGAAAEAGPTLEDPDELTRSTDNVKGKGRATDEEDVIMDEPEAAAEASPFSSIPGDQPHTEPAADPATTTRIQFRHPSGRVIRRFLLADPVQRIYEWLKADPPLEDKAGVEFDLNSMGRNLIDQLTTSIADAGLKNGTVMIGYLEE, from the exons ATGATCGTCTCGAATCGAGATGACGGAATCCTTTCAGCCTACGTGAAGCTTGACATTGTTTTTCtatttctgtttctttttctttcttacTTTCTGTCGACCTCTTTTTTGGGACCTGGTGGTCTTCTGGTTTGCAGTG CTTTCA GAACCTCATTCGATACACTGCCTACCATGGATAACGACGTGGTAGCTCAGTTCACTGAAATTACCGGCTCCACGCCGGAGCTGGCTATTCAGTACCTGCAGATCACCGAGTTCCAAATCGAGCAGGCCATGCAGCTTTACTTTGAAAGTGGAGGCGCACCCTTGACTGCTGAACCTTCTCGGCCCTCTCATCTGTCTGGAATCCCACACGATTCCGAGGTGGTGAATATTGACTCGGATACTGATGACGATACCCCCCAACACATCGCCCCGCCAACATTCGATGACGACGAGGCTATGGCTCGACGCCTCCAGGAGCAAATGTATGGTGGTACAGGTGGCATAGAAAATGAAGTTGAAGTGAGAGCGCCGTTAGCGCGGACAACGGAGACTTTGGTGGGCCCCGGGGCGGACTATGACAGTGGTGAAGACATGCACGCCAACATCCTCAGCCAACTACGAGCTCGTGGTAGATCAG GCCGAGCCGGAATCTTCAACCAGCAAGAGTCATCTTCCATATGGACGGGCAGTGATGAATCTCGTCGCGAAGCGCTTTCTGCCGCTACTGGGGGCGCATCGGAAGCATCTTCCAAATCAAATCTGCTCGCCGAAATGTACCGTCCTCCATTTGAAATCATGTCACGACTGCCTTGGGATGTGGCGCGCGAGGAGGGAAAGGACACCGAGAAATGGCTGCTTGTCAATGTCCAGGACGCATCAATCTTTGACTGTCAGGTTCTGAACCGTGATTTGTGGAAGGACCGTGGGGTGCAAGATACCGTCAAGGAGCATTTCATTTTCCTGCAGTACTCGAAAGATGACCCCCGTGCCTCTTCCTACCTCCAATACTACTTCCAGGGAAGCGATGTCTCCGACAACTACCCCCACATTGCTATCGTCGACCCTCGGACTGGTGAACAAGTGAAGGTCTGGTCTGGACCGCCTTTGGTCAAAGCCGCCGACTTTCTCATGCAACTTCACGAATTCCTCGATCGTTACAGCTTGAACCGCAATGTGCGCAACCCTATTGCCAAGCGCAAATCCGACAAGAAAGACAAGAGCATTGATGCCATGACCGAAGAGGAGATGATGGAGATGGCAATGAGAAATAGTCTTGGGGCCGCAGCAGAAGCTGGTCCAACGCTCGAAGACCCTGATGAATTGACGCGCAGTACAGACAATGTTAAGGGCAAGGGCCGAGCTaccgacgaggaagatgttATCATGGATGAACCGGAGGCAGCTGCCGAAGCCTCCCCATTTTCATCTATCCCCGGCGACCAACCACACACTGAACCCGCTGCGGACCCGGCCACAACTACACGCATTCAGTTCCGACACCCGTCTGGCAGAGTTATTCGGCGTTTCTTATTGGCAGATCCCGTTCAGAGAATCTATGAATGGCTCAAGGCCGATCCTCCTTTGGAAGACAAGGCTGGTGTCGAGTTTGACCTGAACAGCATGGGGCGCAATCTCATTGATCAACTTACTACGAGCATTGCAGATGCGGGACTGAAGAATGGTACGGTGATGATTGGATATCTGGAAGAGTAA
- a CDS encoding Mandelate racemase/muconate lactonizing enzyme, C-terminal — MGLTTEFPRIKEVRTFIIDGVGSGGDYHNVKGGHWLVDSNISTPMTKWAQFRGSRTSWGINVLGSFCVEIEATDGSKGFATGFGGPPACWLTQQHFNRFLVGADPRDTNDLFEKMYRASMFYGRKGLPVAVISVIDLALWDLQGKIRKEPVYKLIGGATRARLNFYCTGPQPGSAKAAGFIGAKVALPHGPDEGTEGLLKNVEYLRQQREKVGADFPLRVDCYMSLTVSYTIQLVKRCEAIGLDIDWWEECLSPDDFDGHALLKRAHPTVTFTTGEHEYSRYGFRKLIEGRNVDILQPDVMWVGGMTELLKVSAMAAAYDLPVVPHASGPYSYHFVVSQSNSPFQEYLANSADGHIVEPVFGNLFLNEPIPTKGYLDVSVLDKPGFGLELNPAAPLIPAAAILTPAPQKSLRAPDNEEAANGSA, encoded by the exons ATGGGTTTAACAACGGAGTTTCCCCGCATCAAGGAAGTGCGCACCTTCATCATTGATGGTGTTGGCTCTGGCGGTGATTACCACAAT GTCAAGGGAGGCCACTGGCTGGTCGACAGCAATATTTCCACTCCTATGACCAAGTGGGCACAATTCCGTGGCTCGCGAACGTCGTGGGGCATCAATGTTTTGGGATCATTCTGCGTAGAGATCGAAGCCACTGATGGCAGTAAGGGCTTTGCCACTGGTTTCGGAGGGCCACCCGCATGCTGGCTGACCCAGCAACATTTCAACCGCTTCTTGGTTGGCGCGG ACCCCCGCGACACTAACGATCTCTTTGAGAAGATGTACCGTGCCTCGATGTTCTACGGCCGCAAGGGTCTACCCGTCGCCGTGATCTCGGTCATTGACCTGGCTCTATGGGATCTGCAGGGCAAGATCCGCAAAGAGCCCGTCTACAAGCTGATCGGGGGTGCCACTCGAGCTCGATTGAACTTCTATTGTACTGGTCCCCAGCCTGGCTCTGCAAAGGCCGCCGGCTTCATCGGTGCCAAGGTGGCCTTGCCACATGGTCCTGACGAAGGTACCGAGGGCCTTCTGAAAAATGTTGAATATCTGCGTCAGCAGCGTGAGAAAGTCGGTGCTGACTTCCCACTACGTGTGGACTGCTACATGTCTTTGACTGTTTCCTACACAATCCAGCTAGTCAAGCGCTGCGAGGCTATTGGGCTCGACATTGATTGGTGGGAGGAGTGCCTTTCGCCCGATGACTTCGACGGCCACGCGCTCCTCAAGCGTGCTCACCCCACTGTCACGTTCACCACTGGCGAGCACGAGTACTCCCGCTACGGCTTCCGCAAGCTGATTGAGGGCCGGAACGTTGACATCCTCCAGCCCGATGTGATGTGGGTTGGTGGAATGACTGAACTGCTCAAGGTCTCTGCCATGGCTGCTGCTTATGATCTTCCCGTTGTGCCCCACGCCTCCGGTCCCTACTCGTATCACTTTGTCGTCTCCCAGTCCAACAGTCCCTTCCAGGAGTATCTTGCCAACTCTGCCGACGGCCACATCGTTGAGCCTGTGTTTGGTAACCTCTTCTTAAACGAGCCCATTCCTACCAAGGGTTATCTTGACGTCTCTGTCTTGGACAAGCCCGGATTTGGTCTGGAGCTTAACCCCGCTGCTCCCCTGATCCCGGCTGCTGCTATCCTTACACCTGCACCCCAGAAGTCCCTACGGGCACCCGACAATGAAGAGGCGGCCAATGGCTCTGCGTAA
- a CDS encoding Alcohol dehydrogenase codes for MAFPRLLVGKVAAITGGLTGIGRAIALDYIRHGAKVSISHLGGANEDALLEALRKEVNEIEPEAATRFLTVSGDISQPETGQNFVAKTVEVFGRLDVFVSNAGVCQFAEFLELEPSLLNHTISTNLSGAFYATQAAARQMALTQSPSGGSIIGVSSISALVGGAQQTHYTPTKAGVLSLMQSCACALGKYGIRCNALLPGTIRTQLNEEDMKDPVKRSYMESRIPLGRLGQPRDLAGPAVFLACEELSSYVTGAQLLVDGGLFVNLQ; via the exons ATGGCATTCCCACGCTTACTAGTTGGCAAAGTCGCCGCCATCACTGGTGGCCTCACAGGCATTGGACGG GCAATTGCCCTTGATTATATCCGTCATGGAGCCAAAGTCTCCATCAGTCACCTCGGCGGCGCAAATGAAGATGCGCTGCTAGAAGCGCTACGCAAAGAGGTGAACGAAATCGAACCTGAAGCTGCCACCCGATTCCTCACGGTATCGGGGGACATTTCGCAGCCAGAGACAGGCCAGAACTTCGTCGCAAAGACCGTGGAGGTCTTTGGTCGGCTCGATGTATTCGTCAGCAACGCAGGCGTGTGCCAGTTTGCTGAATTCCTAGA ACTCGAACCCTCCCTCTTAAATCACACCATCTCAACAAACCTCTCAGGCGCATTCTACGCTACCCAAGCTGCAGCCCGCCAAATGGCACTGACCCAGTCGCCGTCGGGCGGCTCCATCATCGGCGTGAGCTCCATCTCCGCTCTGGTCGGCGGGGCCCAGCAGACACATTACACCCCTACCAAAGCTGGTGTGTTAAGTCTCATGCAGTCGTGTGCGTGTGCGCTCGGCAAGTATGGTATTCGATGTAATGCGCTGCTACCGGGCACTATCCGGACGCAGCTTAATGAGGAGGATATGAAGGATCCGGTGAAGCGGAGTTATATGGAGAGTCGGATTCCGCTGGGTAGACTGGGTCAACCTCGGGATTTGGCTGGGCCGGCTGTGTTCTTGGCTTGTGAGGAATTGAGTAGTTATGTGACTGGCGCGCAGCTATTAGTTGATGGTGGGCTATTTGTTAACCTGCAATGA
- a CDS encoding Ste20-like serine/threonine protein kinase, putative, which yields MPPPIDPETIYTKQTCIGGGSFGKVFKGLDRRTGESVAIKIIDVENAEDDVDDIIKEIAILSELKSPYVTKYHGSYLKGSNLWIIMEFCAGGSCHGLLRPGVIHEEYIAIILRELLRGLDYLHSDQKLHRDIKAANILLSASGQVKLADFGVSGQLSATMTKKNTFVGTPFWMAPEVIKQSGYDYKADIWSLGITAIELACGDPPYADIHPMKVLFLIPKNPPPTLVGDFSKPFKQFVELCLRRDPKERPSAKELLEHPFVKRAKRTTYLTELIERAERWQITHRGQDDEDEYDDGHDDREADLTANARTQEKEDLWDFGTVRPVGKASAPPLRPMKGPDPNERTNKTEEWDLCDETPRQAGIFQTQSHVQVTSASPACNVSPTKIPLPPSAPSSPLKQRSSQTALPPRKVVSPVASKFVVDNLPTRGLNEQYAQAATHYAGKLDTASSTKPRSAPQSPRIPLSRHTDPLQHAKPVPGLKSKRAPANMDDRAISHRSTPPTPTSSDHKRSTRPLPEPERTTACGTVILPALRAAMDRRRNHLIRLEPGRNPNEPPSTPEEEKDFDRSVRIHHGLEKVAEDIARAFNSLHHWDMERPVDMGGGVDAVLDAFLEEILVRLQPRTDP from the exons ATGCCGCCTCCCATCGATCCGGAAACTATTTATACCAAGCAAACTTGCATTG GCGGTGGAAGCTTTGGCAAGGTGTTCAAAGG TCTAGATAGACGCACTGGAGAATCAGTGGCAATTAAAATCATTGACGTCGAGAATGCTGAGGATGATGTCGACGATATCATCAAGGAGATTGCCATCTTGTCTGAGCTGAAGTCGCCCTACGTCACCAAGTACCATGGCTCATACTTGAAGGGGTCCAATCTGTGGATCATCATGGAGTTCTGCGCTGGTGGCAGTTGCCACGGTCTCTTGCGACCTGGTGTGATCCATGAAGAGTACATTGCCATTATTCTGAGGGAGCTTCTGCGCGGGCTGGACTATCTCCACAGTGACCAGAAGTTGCATCGAGACATCAAAG CTGCCAACATTCTTCTCAGCGCGAGTGGACAAGTTAAATTAGCGGACTTTGGCGTGTCGGGACAACTGTCGGCAACTATGACCAAGAAGAATACCTTTGTAGGCACTCCGTTCTGGATGGCCCCCGAAGTCATCAAGCAATCTGGATACGATTACAAGGCCGACATCTGGTCCTTGGGTATCACGGCAATTGAACTGGCCTGCGGTGATCCTCCATATGCCGACATCCACCCGATGAAAGTGCTGTTTTTGATTCCCAAGAACCCGCCCCCCACATTGGTAGGCGATTTTAGCAAGCCTTTCAAGCAGTTTGTCGAACTGTGTTTGCGTCGAGACCCCAAGGAGCGACCATCAGCCAAGGAGCTTCTTGAGCATCCGTTCGTGAAGCGCGCCAAAAGAACAACCTACCTGACAGAACTCATTGAGCGCGCAGAGCGTTGGCAAATAACACATCGAGgccaagatgacgaggatgaatATGATGACGGGCATGATGATAGAGAAGCCGATCTAACCGCAAACGCCAGAACCCAAGAAAAGGAAGACCTTTGGGATTTCGGGACCGTTCGTCCTGTGGGAAAAGCATCTGCACCCCCGTTGCGCCCTATGAAAGGCCCTGACCCTAATGAGCGAACAAATAAGACAGAAGAGTGGGATCTGTGTGATGAGACACCCCGACAAGCCGGAATATTCCAAACCCAATCACACGTTCAAGTGACCTCAGCAAGCCCTGCTTGCAATGTTTCTCCCACCAAAATCCCTCTACCTCCCTCTGCTCCATCTTCCCCTCTCAAGCAACGTTCCTCCCAGACTGCACTTCCTCCACGCAAAGTCGTGTCTCCAGTGGCTAGCAAATTTGTAGTAGACAATCTCCCCACGAGAGGATTGAACGAACAATACGCACAGGCAGCGACTCACTACGCTGGCAAGCTTGATACTGCTTCTTCAACCAAACCCAGATCCGCG CCACAATCTCCGCGCATCCCTCTCTCAAGACACACAGACCCACTGCAACACGCAAAGCCAGTTCCTGGACTCAAGTCCAAGCGTGCACCAGCAAACATGGATGACCGTGCTATCTCTCACCGCTCTACCCCTCCCACCCCCACTTCCAGCGACCACAAGCGCTCCACCCGGCCTCTCCCTGAGCCTGAGCGTACAACTGCCTGCGGAACTGTGATTCTCCCGGCCCTCCGTGCAGCCATGGACCGCCGCCGCAACCACCTCATCCGTCTCGAACCCGGACGCAATCCTAACGAGCCCCCGTCTActccagaagaagaaaaggacTTCGACCGCAGCGTCCGCATCCATCATGGTCTGGAGAAGGTTGCCGAAGATATCGCTCGAGCTTTCAACAGCCTCCACCACTGGGATATGGAGAGACCTGTTGACATGGGCGGTGGTGTTGATGCTGTTCTCGACGCGTTCCTCGAGGAGATCCTCGTCCGATTGCAGCCCCGTACCGACCCGTAA
- a CDS encoding Fungal transcriptional regulatory protein, N-terminal: protein MPNTALPAQETPSSIQQFGDPNRDQSAEYSSDSDNDHIRLNGSTTALKRKRPLTVSCELCKQRKVKCDRVQPSCGWCTRNGQLCEYKERKKPGLRAGYGKELEQRLDRLEDIIRSQAQLIEMHLLQSQSSMGPDLPHAGRLSCSSPSEPSAAHGPSPSTVLYFNDPVSAIKMPSCCADMSTNSPSDSSVKNASHNHPQRDMSTAPVVQLLHAQNAHHDYTGNESSLKVPVNIYSNQEQSLNNPDLDLPPYDLLYALVDLYFEHINSWCPILHRRTTLDTFFGPSPLDEADRMVLYAIVATTLRFSSDNRLNDQNRKRYHDSAKQRVVLHGLESSSVKALQALVILALDLVGSSNGPPGWKLLALITRSVVQLGLAVESKSSLVTPLYPSIYTLRAVTLSEPDCWIEEESRRRLFWMVYLLDRYSTLATAFNFALDDKDIDRKLPCKDDYFIKNQPVETRWFQCSSYRADYLTKAENVGSFGLYVEILGILSRIHVFLKRPVDIGALSDVAEWQATYRKLDSELTSWEFNLPAEYAYENSSRIFSGPRNGRALHSDWVQLHATYQTAVIRLHSSAAYPTTRSPIFTPSYSASQRCLLAVENILLVTRFVVEHNLLDKMGPPFAFTLWVSARLLLVHGSTIAHTVSPDITFFVDTLFHLGKFWKVAERYSSILQRVLDEYNEYQQSIATDGERSTPSTVKILADMRRCAFDLDFLISRQPRESPADNGIGESHQPQSRFTTMPARNFAPNELEYLDVFGFFNVPRVPPARASDLSTSNPSHLEIPEPGPNPMSVHGLTDAGPAPSTGQNNPEHAMKEHGSSG, encoded by the exons ATGCCGAACACTGCGCTTCCCGCTCAGGAGACCCCGTCCTCCATTCAGCAATTCGGCGATCCAAACAGAGATCAGAGTGCAGAATATTCTTCGGATTCTGACAATGATCACATCAGACTCAATGGCTCCACAACAGCGTTGAAGCGAAAACGGCCCCTCACTGTCTC ATGTGAACTATGCAAGCAGCGAAAGGTAAAATGTG ACCGAGTCCAACCGAGTTGTGGCTGGTGCACCCGAAATGGCCAGCTGTGTGAATATAAAGAACGGAAGAAGCCAGGGCTGAGAGCTGGCTATGGCAAGGAATTGGAACAGCGACTTG ATAGATTGGAGGATATAATTCGATCGCAAGCTCAGCTTATTGAGATGCACCTGCTGCAAAGCCAGTCTTCAATGGGCCCTGATTTACCCCACGCTGGGCGTCTTTCATGTAGCTCTCCGTCCGAGCCGTCGGCAGCCCACGGACCCAGTCCAAGTACCGTCCTGTACTTCAATGACCCTGTGTCTGCTATTAAGATGCCCTCATGTTGTGCGGATATGTCCACCAACAGTCCATCAGATAGCTCTGTGAAGAATGCCTCACATAATCATCCGCAACGGGACATGTCAACGGCACCAGTTGTTCAGTTGCTACATGCTCAAAACGCACATCATGATTACACAGGAAACGAATCGTCTTTGAAGGTTCCCGTCAACATATACTCAAACCAAGAGCAATCTCTTAATAATCCTGATCTAGATCTGCCACCATATGATTTGCTCTATGCTTTGGTAGATCTGTATTTCGAGCATATCAATTCCTGGTGCCCGATCCTCCACCGGCGAACAACGCTGGATACATTTTTTGGCCCGTCACCACTAGATGAGGCAGACCGAATGGTGCTATATGCAATTGTGGCAACAACTCTGCGCTTTTCCTCCGACAATAGGCTTAATGACCAGAACAGAAAGCGCTATCATGACTCGGCCAAGCAAAGGGTCGTCCTCCATGGCCTAGAAAGTTCCTCTGTCAAGGCACTTCAGGCACTCGTGATTTTAGCTCTTGATCTGGTTGGATCCTCTAATGGGCCGCCAGGCTGGAAGCTCCTTGCCCTGATTACCCGATCTGTAGTTCAGCTAGGGTTGGCCGTGGAATCAAAGTCTTCTCTTGTCACCCCCCTCTATCCCTCAATTTATACTCTGAGAGCTGTCACTCTTTCGGAGCCAGACTGCTGGATTGAGGAGGAGAGTAGACGTCGTTTATTCTGGATGGTCTACTTGCTGGACCGATATTCTACCCTGGCGACTGCGTTCAATTTCGCCTTGGACGACAAAGATATCGACCGCAAACTCCCTTGCAAAGACGATTACTTTATTAAGAACCAGCCCGTTGAGACGCGGTGGTTCCAATGCTCTAGTTATCGTGCGGATTATCTCACCAAAGCTGAGAACGTTGGGTCTTTCGGTCTCTATGTTGAAATCTTGGGCATCCTCTCGCGGATTCACGTGTTCTTAAAACGGCCCGTGGACATCGGGGCTCTCTCCGATGTTGCAGAATGGCAGGCTACCTATCGCAAACTCGACAGTGAGCTTACATCGTGGGAGTTCAATCTCCCAGCGGAATACGCCTACGAAAACTCGTCTCGAATCTTCAGTGGGCCCAGGAATGGCCGGGCTCTGCACAGCGATTGGGTACAATTACATGCAACCTACCAGAC AGCTGTGATTCGGCTGCACTCCTCGGCAGCATACCCGACAACCCGATCTCCAATCTTCACACCCTCATATAGTGCCAGCCAGCGATGCCTTCTAGCCGTCGAAAACATTCTATTAGTAACTAGGTTTGTTGTAGAGCATAATCTGCTGGACAAGATGGGCCCACCCTTCGCCTTCACCCTCTGGGTCTCAGCACGCCTACTTCTCGTCCACGGCTCAACCATTGCACATACCGTTAGCCCCGATATCACATTTTTCGTGGATACTCTATTTCATTTAGGAAAATTCTGGAAAGTTGCCGAGCGATACAGCAGTATCCTTCAGCGCGTCCTGGATGAGTACAACGAGTATCAGCAATCCATCGCCACAGATGGCGAACGATCCACACCATCAACAGTGAAAATTCTCGCTGATATGCGTCGCTGTGCATTCGATCTGGACTTTTTGATTTCGCGTCAACCACGAGAATCACCTGCTGACAATGGCATTGGCGAGAGCCACCAGCCCCAGTCACGCTTCACTACAATGCCCGCCCGCAACTTCGCCCCCAACGAACTCGAATACCTCGATGTTTTTGGTTTCTTCAATGTTCCCCGTGTTCCTCCTGCCCGGGCTTCTGATTTGTCTACTTCTAACCCCTCTCATTTGGAGATCCCAGAGCCTGGACCAAATCCGATGTCTGTTCATGGATTGACGGACGCTGGCCCCGCGCCTTCAACTGG GCAGAACAACCCTG AGCACGCAATGAAGGAACATGGTTCCAGTGGCTAG
- a CDS encoding Cell division control protein Cdc6, putative: MSGTVLGKRTHGAVDPALPVRATSKRRTDAPRVHQRETVSLRRTRSNVKKAVEQPDQENGDSKTLSENLASKHALSDDQFKSPVKTNSHFTVSKPVEEEITKPLEFEFKTPSKSRFRDDLPRSPITPRHRVQVGAKAVTPRTPRHADLPPTPRQSATPKIVNSVYSQARQLFARGFNTGRLVGRDAEREKLVSFITEGVESRKGGCLYISGPPGTGKSAMVQEVCGDLDLSKVKVSHVNCASMRISRDVYSRLIQDFCEDSDMFKKSEGDRLKSTFIPSEKGDDIFLVTLDEIDHLLNGDSGVLQSLFEWSLQGNSKLMLIGIANALDLTDRSLPQLKAKNLKPCLLPFLPYSAASIANVMTNRLRSLLPAGAESDPKLVPFVQPAAIQLCSKKVASQTGDLRKAFELIKRAIDVIEQETLQKLEKQAKESENLLILGENTNLSSPAKVGSIPKPTSMSSYTVITAPRASIAHIARITSAAFGQGTVQRLQSLNLQQKAAICSLIALERKRRQLEVPSTPSKSRTSAPTIKQAFDTYCALCRNDNILHPLTATEFKDVLSNLETMGLVGEYQGRGRGGTVAGGTDLRRTPSKSGHVPSTPHKALDEQALVCFVSQQEIESQIAGPGEGILWRLLRGEGL, translated from the exons ATGTCAGGAACGGTCTTAGGAAAGCGCACTCACGGTGCTGTGGACCCAG CATTACCGGTCCGAGCCACGAGCAAACGGCGAACAGATGCTCCTCGAGTTCACCAACGGGAAACCGTTTCACTACGACGAACAAGGTCTAATGTCAAGAAAGCAGTCGAACAACCCGACCAAGAAAATGGCGATAGCAAGACATTGTCGGAGAATCTGGCTTCTAAACATGCCTTAAGCGATGATCAATTCAAATCTCCGGTCAAGACAAATTCACATTTCACCGTCTCAAAACCAGTGGAAG AAGAAATTACGAAACCTCTCGAGTTCGAATTCAAGACACCTTCGAAATCACGATTCCGAGATGATCTTCCGCGATCTCCCATCACCCCTAGGCATCGTGTGCAGGTCGGAGCAAAGGCAGTAACACCACGCACTCCCCGCCATGCCGATCTTCCCCCGACCCCCCGACAGAGTGCCACTCCGAAAATTGTGAACTCGGTGTATTCGCAAGCTAGGCAACTGTTTGCACGGGGCTTCAACACGGGCCGCTTAGTGGGACGTGATGCGGAGCGGGAAAAGCTGGTGTCTTTTATCACAGAAGGAGTGGAGTCTCGGAAAGGAGGGTGCCTCTATATCAGCGGTCCTCCAGGAACTGGAAAGAGTGCCATGGTCCAGGAAGTATGTGGAGATCTCGATCTTTCTAAAGTCAAAGTTTCCCATGTGAACTGCGCAAGCATGCGAATCTCTCGCGATGTCTACAGCAGACTCATCCAAGATTTCTGCGAAGACTCGGATATGTTCAAGAAGAGCGAGGGGGATCGCCTCAAATCTACGTTCATTCCATCTGAGAAGGGGGACGATATTTTCTTGGTCACTTTGGATGAAATCGACCATCTGCTCAATGGCGACTCGGGGGTTTTGCAGTCACTTTTCGAATGGTCATTGCAAGGCAACTCCAAGCTGATGCTGATTGGCATCGCTAACGCCCTTGATTTGACCGACCGATCTCTCCCACAGTTAAAGGCGAAGAACCTGAAGCCCTGCTTGCTTCCCTTTTTGCCGTACAGTGCTGCATCTATCGCAAACGTCATGACCAATCGTCTCCGCTCGTTGCTCCCTGCGGGGGCAGAATCCGACCCGAAGCTTGTCCCCTTTGTTCAACCGGCCGCCATCCAACTTTGCTCCAAGAAGGTAGCCTCGCAGACAGGTGATCTCCGCAAGGCCTTTGAGTTGATCAAGCGGGCAATCGACGTCATTGAACAGGAAACTTTGCAAAAGTTGGAAAAGCAAGCGAAGGAGTCTGAGAATCTTTTGATACTAGGAGAGAACACCAATTTGTCTTCGCCTGCCAAAGTCGGCAGTATTCCGAAGCCAACCTCCATGTCGAGCTACACAGTCATCACGGCACCCCGAGCCAGCATCGCCCACATTGCCCGAATCACATCCGCAGCTTTCGGTCAGGGCACTGTTCAAAGACTTCAAAGTTTGAACCTGCAACAGAAAGCCGCTATCTGCTCTCTAATTGCGCTTGAACGCAAACGCCGCCAGCTCGAGGTCCCAAGCACACCTTCCAAGTCGCGTACATCTGCACCCACCATCAAGCAAGCATTTGATACATATTGTGCTTTGTGTCGCAATGACAACATTTTGCACCCCTTGACTGCCACTGAGTTTAAGGACGTTCTCAGTAATTTGGAAACAATGGGCTTGGTTGGAGAATATCAGGGTCGTGGTCGAGGTGGAACTGTTGCAGGTGGCACAGATCTGCGCCGCACACCTTCAAAATCCGGCCATGTACCTTCGACTCCTCACAAAGCCCTTGACGAGCAAGCTCTTGTCTGCTTTGTCTCCCAGCAAGAAATTGAGAGCCAGATTGCTGGTCCCGGTGAAGGAATCCTTTGGCGCCTTCTCCGTGGTGAGGGACTATGA